The Xiphophorus hellerii strain 12219 chromosome 6, Xiphophorus_hellerii-4.1, whole genome shotgun sequence genomic interval GCTGAGGAGCTCCTCAGCTAGAGAACAGGCTCTGGAGTACCAGCCGGGGCAGAAAATCCACGGCTTCACTGTCCGAGAGGTAGAAGCAGCTTTCGCCTGGCTGATGCAGTAATTGATCATCTGAgagttttgtttcttctctgaaaATTTGGATGTTGTTTTAGAATTTTTTCTCCCTCAGTATAAAAGCTCAAATGACAAGATTAAATCAGTAAATTTTTACTGCCTTATAATCCACTGCGGATCTCAGTAAGACAATAATATTCGAAATATGCTACATGCTTGTACTTCCTGTGGTGTGTTAACTGTCTTGTATCAggacatttttagtttttatgtctgTAACCTTGCAGTTAAACTCGGTGCTTCTTATCCCGACCTCAGGTTGCGGCCGTCCCTGACCTTTGTCTCACAGCTGTGACGTTAACCCATGATAAAACTGGAGCTCAGTATCTGCATGCAGCCCGAGATGACTCAAACAACCTCTTCAGGTTGGTTAGCTTTTAGTGTTAAACTGGTGGCAACGTCTGCTTAATCTGTGGAGTTTTTAACAGTATTACAGCTGTGTCTTATTTGTAAATAGAATCAGAAATGGTTTCCTGGTttcttagtttttcttatttgctCTTGCTGTTGTTCAGTGTCCAGTTTAGGACGACCCCGAAGGACAGCACAGGGGTCCCCCACATCCTGGAGCACACAGTGCTGTGTGGATCTGAAAAGTACCCCTGCAGAGATCCCTTCTTCAAGATGCTCAACCGCTCGCTGTCCACCTTCATGAATGCCTTCACAGGTTCGCTATTATTTGGTTGTAAATATATTGAGACACCTGTGCTGAGATTGTGTTTATTAATCCTCGGATAAATCCATGTAAGAGACCtgctttatgtttctgtgtgaacagcCAGTGACTTCACAATGTATCCGTTCTCCACCCAAAATGGGAAAGACTTCCAGAACCTTCTTTCAGTTTATCTGGATGCAGTTTTCTTCCCTTGTTTACGAGAACAAGATTTCCGGTGAGATTCAGCTGCATCGCTGCACTCTTCACATTGCCCATAAGCAACTAGAGTAAATTAACTCGAGTTTAGCTCTGTTTATATTCTGATGTTAAGTTAAATTAAGGTGTTGATATAATTGCAAGATATAGAAAGTCAGCCATGTATTTATctttaattaaattcatttttaaaacattactgAAAATCAAGACGGGAAGCCCATTTGTTTTGATTCGCCTTTGGtaaataataactggaacatcaCTAACTATAGTCTGGATTCCAACATTTCATTCAGGCAGGAAGGCTGGAGGCTGGAGAATGAAGATCCGACCAATCCCAGCTCCCCACTGGTGTTTAAGGGAGTTGTGTTCAATGAGATGAAAGGAGCCTTTGTAAGTCACTATCACATGCATTTCAGCGTGCACACAATTACTGttgcatttttagtttatttaaacacAGTTCTAGTGCTTTTAGACCACCATATAACTGGCAGTCATAACTTGTCATCAAACTACAATGTTTCATCTTAGCTTTGTCTTTTCCTTGATCTCATTTCAAAATGGAAGGAGGTTGATAGGAGATGGGGAGTGGGGAGGTTTCCAGTTCTCAAACCACAACAGTTTACTAAATATGCTCAACCAAACTTCCAAAAGCATCATTTAGCtgattttttcttatttttttaccagTTCTTTCAAGCACCATTGATACTTGAATATTTATTAGTAACTTTACTTGGGTTAGATTTTTCATTAGCGTTGATTAATggaatattaatgtttatataCATTTGTCCATTTTTACTAAGATTTATGAACACAGCAACAAAACCAACAGATCAAATAGtgagtgattttgtttttagaggcATAATGTGAAACAGTGATATGAGGAAttgtaaaatgttatattattctTAATACTTAGGAATAATGTGCCTAATCTTGACGTATGTGTATATCATCATTTTAGCGTTTCCTCTCtagttattaatatttttaatcttaaatctTGAGTATTTAGATCAGGACTTCTCTGTTCAAATTTATTTGGAGGATTACATTCAACCTTATGTAAAATGAAAccgctgatttttttttgtgtgcttttccAGTCAGACAGTGAGCGTTTATATGCGCAGCACCTTCAAAACAAGCTGTACCCTGACCACACCTACTCTGTGGTGTCGGGCGGAGAACCGCTGGCCATTCCAGACCTGACCTGGGAACAGCTTAAGCAGTTTCACGCCACACACTACCATCCCAGTAACGCTCGGTAAGGAAGCACGGCGTTCCTAACACTGCGGCACAGGAATGGAAACTGGGAGTTAAAGAATATCCTTCATTCTCTTAAATGTTCAGGTTCTTCACTTATGGAGATTTGCCTTTGGAAAACCATCTGAAGCAGATCCAAGAAGAGGCTCTTTGCAAGTTTGATCGCATCAATGCAAGGACAGGAGTCCCATCTCAGCCTCACTGGAGCAGTCCAGTAAGCACACGTGTCAAACATACGtttacataaaatcataaacatCAGAAATGGCTCTGATATTACTGTTTGTTTCAATTGTTTTTGTCCAGAGAGAAGACCATGTGACTTGCAGCCCTGATGCTTTGGCTCCAGATCCAACTAAACAGAACACTCTCTGTATGAGTTACCTGCTGGGAGAGTAAGATCTGACTTTAATCGATAGTCTTGGAAAATTAAAGTCCAGTTGTGTGATTTCAGCCTGACTTGTGTCTGTTTCTCTTCTTAGCATCACAGATTCCTTCGAAGGATTCACGCTCAGCCTGCTGTCTTCGCTCATGGTCTCTGGACCAAACTCGCCCTTCTACAAATCCCTCATCGAACCCAAGATAGGAAGTGACTTCTCCTCCGTTGTTGGGTTTGTACATAAACTTTGCTTGGAAGAATAGTTGACCAAGCAAATGTTTCATCATAGaggttttgtgaaaaaatgtttttgttgtcccACAGATATGACGGAAGCACCAAAGAGGCGTCCTTCAGCATCGGCCTGCAGGGGATGGCTGAGCACGACACAGAAAGGGTCAAACAAATCATCAACCAAACTATCGACGATATCATAGAGTGAGTCCCATTACTTTGAGTTCTTCTTTTAACCAAGTGAACCATGTGGGGCAGGGAAATTCTGTTTTCTCATTTGCATATTGTAGTTGATGCTGTAGTTTGCAGCAAAGTTACAAAGGATTAAAAGTATCTCCTGGTATCAGTCAGCATTAAATATGCAGTGGAATCATAATGAACATCATAAATAAATGGAGGACATGAGGAACATGGTGGTCAGGGAAGCCGACAGCAGCACTAAATGAGCTGCAGGGTTTTAAACCAGAGCTGGTTGGTCTACAGGTCACAGCAGTATTCTATATCATCTTTACTATATTTTCTTACCTCTATGGAGGCTGTTATGGTCTGATGATACTAAAGTACAGtgaattaacaaaaaatatgttgtaaaagGAGCAATTAGGACACAAAAGCAACTAAACAAGTTTGGAttttgatttctgtgttttccagatCTGGATAAGTatggacagaaaataaaaataattcaattactagactttattttttgtcacattatctaaatgttttccttcagtttttccttcctttgGTGTATCCCTTCTACCTACTTTGTATCCAGGGAAATTATGTTTCCTTCCATCCTTTTGTGTATCCCTGTTTTTGTCAAGGAGGATGAAATTCTGAATAGTTTGTCCAAATATCACTCAGTTTTAATTCAAAGCAGTCAAATATTTTATAGCTGAAGATAAAGAATGTTGAATCATTATTCAGCACTAGTCTTAAACAAAAACCATAAACAACCAAATAATTACTTTGCTTGAAGACAGTCCAGCTTTAGTAAGTCCAAGCCAGAGAACAGAACTAAAcctgacagataatctgtggtgTGACCTCAAGAGCGCCGTGGGAAAGACGTTCTCACAGTGTGGGGTCAAGAAGTGAGAACATATCAAAGCTGATGGACTCAAAGCAAAAAGTGTAGAATGTCCCGCAGGTATGTGGGACAAGTGTAGTGAGATGGTGCTTGaagatgtgttgtttttctgctgttcattttttttgttgttgaactgAACAGGGTATATGTTACATTATcaagttatttaacaataagcATGTAGCTAAATAACCTGACTTTACTCCGTCTTGTTTTGGGTTTTGTGGCAGGACCGGCTTTGAGGATGAGAGAATCGAAGCTCTCCTTCATAAGATTGAGATCCAGATTAAGCATCAGTCCACAAACTTCGGCCTGGCTCTGGCCTCTGTGAGTTCACCGTTCAGATTGTTTCATGAATCCAGGGACTCAGACACTCAGACATTTTGGgtagtgtgtttgtgttttctgtgtttaaaatctGGAATTAATCTTTTATGAATTGAATATTTCTACACAAATCAAGAATTTAAACATGCTGTCATTGATTTCCCTGGAAACCTTTTTATTTACACTAAATATTCTGTTATTGCTGTTTGCTTCTAACCCTTTAATCACCTGTGATTTGAGGTTTACATTCCTGGTGATTTATTCAAGGGCTTTTAGGTGTCATAAAGTAAATGCCATGCAGAAAAAATTACTTGCAGAATTAAAGCTGTTTCAGTTTGaccttcagtttttttctgtcgGGTACATCTTCCTTCATTATgggcttttttttctgcatgtttctaATAGTATATAGCTTCATCCTGGAACCACGATGGAGATCCTGTAGAGCTGCTCCGAATCAGCGACAGCGTTGCAAAGTTCAGGCAGGCTCTGAAAGAAAACCCTCACTTCCTCCAGGACAAAGTCAGATACTACTTCAaggtaaataaatgaatttagcCTAAGTTTAGGCAAAAAAAGGTCTATCAACGGTGCTTGGCATATGTTATTTGAGTATTTATGGATATAAAACACATTAGATTTTAATTCCATGCTAATTATTGCCTTGAATGGATTATTTGTGCAGGAGAACACGCATCGTTTGACGCTGAGGATGAGTCCTGACGAGGCGTTCCTGGAGAAACAAGCCAAGGCTGAAGAGGAGAAGCTTCAGGAAAAGATCTCAGTTCTGACCGACAGCGATAGAAAAGAGATTTATCAGAAAGGTAACATCTTCACTTCAACGCATCTGATTCCTGCTCTCTTGAGCCTGGTTATAGATTTATAGTGTTTactgtttatttctgcttttatattttagtactggtggaaaaataactttagatttttacaatcttttccattttgtgaaaCATGGATGAGTCTCCTCCCATGTGGATGCAGATATTTGATCCCTTAGTATATACTTCTTATATTAAGCAGTATAAAACCAGTAGTGTTCCTGTTGCCATAAGCTTCCAAAATTCGACTTGGAATAgtctaaatattgttttattttctattttttctttttcttttttaaacttgtcCTTTTGAGAATGTTGTACTTCagttatcttttctttttcttttttattgttttattggtttttaattttttaacgtATGATCACCAGACCATTTTGAATCATGTTATTGTTGTGTTGATGTAAAGCTTCCCTGTCTGGCAATAAAGCGGACTCACCTCACTGTAACCAAATCTACCTAAtggtataaataaagttgattgattgatttctcAGTATCCTTCAGGCATGAGGCTAAACTAGAAGAtttaataatgtatttattgagttgcatgttttcttgttgaaaagGTCTGGAGTTGCTGGAAACTCAGAGTAAAACTCAGGATGCCTCGAGTCTCCCTGCTCTCAAAGTGTCCGACATCCAGCCAACGATGCCCTTCACTGCCGTTCAGATGAGCACTGCAGGTACAGCAGTTCTCTCCTTATCTCATTTAATCGTAACAAAACCAGCCAGTTTGTTTCTAACGGGTTGTGTGTTGTGCTGAAGGTTATGTCCCGGTTCAGTTCTGTGAGCAGCCCACAAACGGTTTGGTGTACTTCAGAGCCATGTGCAGTCTGAACACTCTGCCAGAGGACCTGAGGGTTTACGTCCCGCTCTTCTGCAGCATTATCACCAAGTGAGTTCCAACGTACGAGCCAAAGCCCCGGCCTGGGCTTGGAGATAAACGCTACTAGTGAACATGGAAAGACACTTTAATATGAAatgtttcttcctcttcttgagcaacattgaattgaatttaatctcttttttattgaagtaaaaataaaattgggaGCAATGCTTTTCCATACggtgcaaacagaaaacaggcaCAGACATTCACACAAGCAGATATAATAACATAATGACTAGCaacagataaaacacaaaactaaagcCACAGGAAACTGGATCCTGTGTATCAGGGACAGAGTGGCGGTCTGAGGTCTTGGTGGTTTATCCTCCAGCTCTGTCAACAACACAGTCTGGGCCCGTAAAGCtacaatatgtaacttttataaaaaaaatattttctgaatacTTATTAAAACTATCACTTTGTtatgacagtatggtatgagacaaataatctgtaaaaaataaaaataaatctggctgctcccagtgctaactagccCTCTGCTGTGCTACAGCTGCTTCCTACCctgtgaatgctcaggctagttagcatggccactgatgatggtggataaatAGTTTTCCTGGAATAACAAGTTACTTCTCCagcattagcacatttagcagctcGTACATGACGTGATTAACAGCGTGATTAATACTGCAGCACAACTCAAGTCAAGAGTTTAATTCAAAATCagtaaacttgatttttttttaaatgacatgtTCAGTAAATTTGCAGCTTTGTAGAAACCTGTTGACTTGCTCAGCCCCATTGAGACTATATTCTGTTTATTAACATTAATATCTGTTTTGACATTCATAAAACAGAATGTCAAAATTCTTTCCTAGACTATGCTTTCTAGGAAATGTGGAgaggtttttttaaaagcaatttgctttgatttgattggaATGAGAACTTATTTTCTTGCAAGGGTAAATAAAAAGTATCTTCATTAGATGTCTATAAACTAATTAAGCGCCATATAAATGAGATTGCTGCATCAAGACTTTCCATCTGTTTGTATTTCCTCAGCCTGACTAGATCAGACTGATTGAACAGCTCCAGTAACATCAAGGACTTTACAAGctaaaaataatccaattttATTTCCAACTATAAACAATCTAGTTTGGTCCAGACTgaattcaaatcaaatcatttcAATTAAATGCAACTTGTAGTCAGATTCATATTCAAtagcaaacattttatgttaatcCGTATAATGATACAATACAAACTCAGTTGATTAGGTAATACTACATCATAAAAAAGAAGCACACCTGATTTTGTCGTCAATCTGCTGCAAACAGCTGTAGGTggagatgacaggaagtgaacATGGAAACACTGAGCCAGGAGAACTTCCtgtgaaatagaaaaacaaggCCTAAAGATTTggatatttgtattattttaacgCTTTTTAGTAACATTGGATGGTCTTGTTGCAaattgaaacacttttttgccTCAACTAGATTTGGGTCCTTTTGGTGGCGTTGCTGTTATTCTTGCAGTTAGATTAATTCACTCAAGAAGATTTCTGAATTGTGCTAAGTGTGTTTAAAGGAACATTCATACAATTCttcataaaaaatactttttgttaaTACTTACTGTTAAATCCTTACCGAATATTATGAACACAGTTGCTTTAactaaataattgtttttgtttactgcaTGATTTACCTTAAATTTGCTTTGCAAACTAACAATCAATAAGACTGGATGTTGATTTTCCATTCCAAGCTGCAACAGCGGATTAAAAGTTGTATTGTTTTTGGGCAGAATGGGCTGTGGAGATCTGGATTACAGGCAGCAGGCCCAGCAGATGGAGATGAGGACAGGAGGAATGTTTGTCTCAACGCAGGTCATCCCCGACTGCACCCAGATGGACACGTTTGAGCAGGTTagccaaaaacacatttatccttttgtcttcttctgcttttaGATGAAGGATAAAGCTAAGCTCTGTTTCTAAAGGGAAATTGTCAACTTATTGTTGCTGTTTCTCTTACAGGGGGTTCTCCTGTTCTCCTCCTGCCTGGAAAGAAATCTTCCTCACATGTTTAAACTATGGAGCGACATTTTCAACAGGTTAATAAAACTCCAGGATGCAAATGCACTTTCTGTCAATCTACTCT includes:
- the pitrm1 gene encoding presequence protease, mitochondrial gives rise to the protein MLNRSLSTFMNAFTASDFTMYPFSTQNGKDFQNLLSVYLDAVFFPCLREQDFRQEGWRLENEDPTNPSSPLVFKGVVFNEMKGAFSDSERLYAQHLQNKLYPDHTYSVVSGGEPLAIPDLTWEQLKQFHATHYHPSNARFFTYGDLPLENHLKQIQEEALCKFDRINARTGVPSQPHWSSPREDHVTCSPDALAPDPTKQNTLCMSYLLGDITDSFEGFTLSLLSSLMVSGPNSPFYKSLIEPKIGSDFSSVVGYDGSTKEASFSIGLQGMAEHDTERVKQIINQTIDDIIETGFEDERIEALLHKIEIQIKHQSTNFGLALASYIASSWNHDGDPVELLRISDSVAKFRQALKENPHFLQDKVRYYFKENTHRLTLRMSPDEAFLEKQAKAEEEKLQEKISVLTDSDRKEIYQKGLELLETQSKTQDASSLPALKVSDIQPTMPFTAVQMSTAGYVPVQFCEQPTNGLVYFRAMCSLNTLPEDLRVYVPLFCSIITKMGCGDLDYRQQAQQMEMRTGGMFVSTQVIPDCTQMDTFEQGVLLFSSCLERNLPHMFKLWSDIFNSPHFDSEERLRVLVMMAAQELANGISYSGHMYAMTRAGRHLTPAGELQETFGGMEQVKFLKRIAEMPDLSQVIRVLPRIKKHLLNPENMRCAINATPQIISDSEKELERFIKDIAENRKERKLIRANIIKKPLDPLDDSGPTRKLITEPNFQPCQMKTFFQMPFPVNFVSESIRTVPFCHQDYASLCILARMMTAKFLHGEIREKGGAYGGKAKMGGSGVFSFYSYSDPNSVQTLSAFRKGVDWAKSGQFSQQDIDEAKLSVFSAVDSPVAPSDKGTSRFLGGVTDEMKQSYREQLFAVDHKSLVEVAERYLSVGQSTCGVAILGPENDAIKKDPTWILK